One Heyndrickxia oleronia genomic window, GTGATGGGGAAATTCAGAAACTCTGTTTCCAAATGAAAATCAATTCGGGCACCTAGTTCGGATTGCTTTATGCGTTCTATTGCTTGCCCAAGGGTAAATGGCATTCCATAATTAGGTGAAGCGATGTCAATGGCAACAACTTTTCCTTCCGCCCCTACCATATCAGCTAACACTACTGTCGTATCCCCTTGGCCACAGCCGATTTCTAAAACATGCATCCCTTTTCTAATCTTGAATGTCTCCACCAAATTAAAACGATGCTCCAATTGGATTTGTTGGATCTTATCCTCTTTATATAATTGATACTTTTCAACAAACGTTTCAACTCTATTTTTCATCTATATATTCTCCTTTGCTGGTAAATATTAGGATTTAGCTTGAGCATTCAATCACAGTAGATATTTACTCAATCCACTTAAAACATAATTAAAAAAATGGTTGTACATGTGATCAATAGCTTTAAGCTTGCCAGCACTTCATTGTTCATTTCATTTTGAATGTATTTCGAAAAGACACCTATAGAATAATATTATTAAATCACATGAATTTTGAATTGTCATGAAATTTCGCTGGCATTGATACTTCATAAAAGACTACGTTTAGTAAAACAATAGCAATCAATATCGTACTAGCACAGGCTTTAAATACTAAGGCGAATAAGGAGATTATTTTAAAACGGGGGGAAAATAGTTCAACACTTGTAACCATAGGGATAATAAAGGAAAATTGATCAAAGATAGATTGAATGAATGGATTACACCCCTCAAATCTAAAAGTTTGAATTTTTATTGGTCTAATTCATTTTATTAATCAGGGTATTCCCATAAAGTGAGGAATTTTTTAAAAAATAACAACATTTCGACTGAAAACTCTTGAAAATTGTTTGCAAAACCAATAAAATGTAATTGAATATATAGGATACGGAGGTGGGTAATGATGTTAAATCAAGCTGTTTTAGTGTGCGGTTATTGGACTGAATTTTTATATTTTAACCGTGCAAAATTTGCTGTGAAAGCTGTTAACGGGATACGTATGCCCTTTTTTAACAACTTAATAGCAAATCTAAAACGGTGAAAACATCTCAAAACCCACAATATATACGAATGGTTGAAGAGGAGCTTTTCATGCTCTTCTTTTTTTATGCCATTCGTTATAAAAGTCTCTTTTTTAATGCTTTGTTCCTTTAATCTAAATGAGAAAAGCAACAATTCATGCAATAAAGAGATTCGAATAAAAGCTATGGGATCACGGTGTATTTCCCATAGCTTTTTTGTGTTCATTAAACGAAGGAGGAAATTAGACATGATAGCATGCAGTGTAAATCAAGTGAAAAAGATGTATGGAGGCAGCTATATATTTGAAGATATTACCTTTGAAATTCAGGATAAAGACAGGGTCGGTTTAGTTGGACGGAATGGAAGTGGTAAAACTACGCTATTGAAATTATTATCTGGTAAGGAGACGCCTGATTCCGGTCAAATTCATTGGAAAAAGGGAGTGCAAATTGGTTATCTTGCACAAATTCCAGACTTTCAAAGCCAATCAACAACTAAGGATGTATTGAGGACTGCGTTTGTAGATCTTTTGCAAGTAGAGGAAAAGATGAAGAAACTTGAGATGGAAATGAGTAGTGAACCAAATGGTGAGAGATTGGAAAAATTAATAAAGGATTATGGGGATTTACAAGATAACTTTACGTTAAATGGGGGGTATGAAATTGATGCAAATATTGAAAAAATCGTTAATGGTTTGAATATCAATGATTTAATCAATGAACAAATTTCAACTCTAAGCGGTGGTGAAAAAACGAAGGTTTGCCTAGCTTTGACTCTTCTTAAAAATCCAGATTTATTATTGCTTGACGAACCGACCAATCATTTAGATTTGATGGCAGTAGAGTGGCTTGGCAGCTTTTTAAGAGATTATAGTGGAACTGTTGTTATCGTATCCCATGATCGTTATTTTCTTGATGAAGCCGTAAATAAGATTCTAGATTTAGAGGATGGGGAAATCTCTTGCTATCATACAAACTTTTCTGGTTTTGTAAAGGAAAAGGAAGAAAAACTGCTAAGGGAGTTCCGTGCTTATGAAGAACAGCAAAAGAAAATCAAGAAAATGAAGGAAGCCATTAAACGACTACGGGATTGGGCGAACAGAGCTAATCCACCAAATGAAGGACTCCATAAGCGGGCGAGAAATATGGAAAGGGCTCTCGAAAGAATGGAAAAATTGAGTCGACCAGTGTTAAATCACAAGAAAATGAATCTTGAAATGGAGTCTTCTGATCGTAGTGGGAATGATGTGATCATCCTTAAGGAGGTCTCGAAACAGTTTGCAGATCAATTGCTTTTCAAGAACGTCACTATGGATGTGAAATTTCAGGAACGTGTAGCAATTGTCGGAGAAAATGGTACAGGGAAATCGACTTTACTTAAACTAATTCTTCGACAAATTGATGCTGATGAAGGGGAAGTTAGGATCGGAAGTAATGTAAAAATTGGTTATCTGTCTCAACACTTATTTTCCAACAATGACGATGAAACCATTATTGAAGCATTTCGTAATGAAGTAAGAGTAACGGAGGGGGAAGCGAGGCATATCTTAGCGAGGTTTCTATTCTATGGACATATGGTGTTTCGGAAAGTATCCCAGCTTAGTGGGGGAGAAAGAATGAGGCTTCGTTTAGCACAGCTTATGTATCAAGATATTAATTTACTCATCTTAGATGAGCCAACCAACCATTTAGATATTGAATCGAGAGAAGTATTAGAAGATGCGCTTGAAGATTATAATGGAACAATTTTAGCTGTTTCTCATGATCGTTATTTCCTGAATAAGCTATTTAAGAAGATTTATTGGATTGAATCAAGAGAAGTTCATTGCTTTGAAGGGGATTATAATTGGGCTAGAGAAAAGATGATGTTGAGGAAAAGTAAGATACAACAACCAGTAATAGTAGAAAACAAGAAGGAAGCATCTCTTCTTCGGAAACCACCAAAACAAACTAACTTAAAAGATGAAAACTTGGAAATGGAATTAGAAGAGTTGGAAAGGAAAATTTCAGAGTTGGAAGCAAGGTTAGGAGAAACACAGGAATTGGAATATTTACAAACCTTATTTATAGAAAAGGAAAAACTTGAAAAGCAATGGGAAGAACTATATGAACAACTGATGAATAAAGGGGAAAATTAAAAAATGGCATAAAGCTCTATCCATGAATGGATGGAGCTTTATACATGGGTAAAGGAAGGAATCCATTGCCCTGGTTGAAGCATAATCATTCGAAATCTTGTGTGGTGGTGGGACAGTGGACCTGACCCCCTGTCCCTACAGCTGGAAGAATATGTTCCTTGATCAGGTTCCATCTATCACGGGCGTTGATGATGAATTCGGATGCGATGGCTATGACTAGGTCTTTTTCTGGTATACAGCATATGATATTGCCCCCATCGCCTTGTGCTGCGTATGCATACATTCCATTTTCGTCGTGTAGCCACCATAAATATCCGTATTTATGAGGATTCATTGCAGTCGATTCTTTGATCCATTTCTCAGAAATAATCTGTGTGTTGTCCCAAATACCTTGGCTCAAATAGAGGTAACCTACGCGTGCCATATCACGTGGATTTAGTGTAAGTCCCCATCCTCCTGTGGAGTTATTAGTTGGGTCTTTTACCCACCCTTTTACATTCTTTCCGAATAAGTCTTCGAACCCAAATGCTTGCATTTCATAATCAGGGATTTCCTTCATACCGAGGGGACTAAATAAGTGTTCATTAGCAAATTCGCGGGCATTTTTCCCTGTACTACGAGTAATGATGGCTGAAAGCAGGTGTGCCCCTGCAGTGGAATACTTAAACGGCCCAATCCTCCCCTTTTGACCAAGAATATCCAAAGTATACTTTACCCAGTCGGGTTGCATACACATTTTGTCAAGCGGCTCCTGCCAATCATCAAATGAATAAGGAGCAGTCATCGTAAGAAGATGGCGAATAGTAATTTCTCGTTTGGTCGTATCAAAAGGACCTGAATCATACTCGGGGAAGAAATCTAACACTTTTTGATCTACATTCTTAATAAACCCATTGTCTATGGCAATACCAATAAGGGCTGAAATGATGCTCTTTGTTACAGATGCCACATGATGTGCATCATGTTGATCATAGCCATTAAAATATTTTTCATAAGCAATAAATCCTTTTTTTACAATCACAATACCATTTATATTGCCGTACTCGGTTTTTATTATTGATGTAAGCTCAGAAAGCTTTTTTGTGTTTATTTTCAATTCTTCTGGGTCTACTGTTTGCCATTCTGTAGTTGGCCAATAGGTTCTTTGCATAATCGCTCCCCCTTTTTGGTTTAAGGAAATTAACACTATTTTTTCTTCACTGGAAAATACACTTCAGTTATCATCCCTTCAGGAACATCGGTCTGATTGGGATCAGTCATATACACTTCATAAGGTGACTTCACAAGTTCATACTTTTCATCCTCTATCCATTCTCTTAACCTCGCATATACAGCTGTTAATTCCGAATAGGGCCCCTTTAAAACAGATTTCGCACAAAGACCACCAGGCATTTCTCGGGTTCCCATTACAGGCTCTGCTATTGGAATAGCAAACTCTGTATCGTTACCGGCAGGATTATATTCGGGGCTATGGTAAAAGGTTATAGGCATTCCAAGTAATGTGAGGTTTTCTGTAGCAATCCTTTCGTATAGTCTGCTAAAATGTGCTCCATAACCTTGAGCATAGTCATCACTAGTCATCATTTGTCGTATATAAAGGATATTCATTGGCTGTGTTTCAACTAGTTGAACTTCAATATCGTCAACAATTGACATGATTGATCGGCCATTTTCTATATTCAAGACATCTTTATTTATTTGTTTTAGAGTATCCTCCAAAGTGCCTATCTTTACCTGTATTTCCTTTCTCTTATGATTCAGTGCAGAGCAAAGCTTTTCTTCCAATTGATCCTCTTCCAACTCGACGATGGTTTTGATTTCTTCTAGAGAAAATTGATATGATTTCATGCGGTTAATAAAGAGCATCTTTTTTAGTTGATTGATGGAATAAAATCTATAACCATTTTCAGGATTAATCTCGTCAGGTTTAATTAAGCCAATTTCATCATAATATCGAAGTGTTTTTGTAGATACTCCACAGATTTTTGAGAATTCTCCAATTGATAGCAAGAGGTCACCTCCATTTGTGAGTGTATAAAGCTTATTTCAAATAATCTTTGTTCAATTCCTTTATACACATTCCCCTAAGGGTAAAGTCAATGGCAAAAATAATATTGATTTTATAAAACAACTAAGATTGTTCATAGGAGAAATAAGGGGAGCTTGGAACGATTGATTCTAACTTAAATATATAACTAAATAATCGATTAAAGGAATAGGAAAAAGTATGGCTACTTTAATTGCAAGGAAACTACTATCTATTATGAAGTTCATTAGTAGTTGAATATTTGAGGTTTATTCTTGTTTGCTCATAATTAATAACCATTGCAAAGTACCAATTGTAAAATAAAGGAATTCCCTATTAGCATAAAGAGTTGAATACATTTGATTGGTTGTGAATGATTTTGAATTATTTTGATTGATTTTTAATGATTGAAGTTGTAGAATAAACTTACCAATTGTAATGAAAGCGTTTTAGGAGGGTATTGCTTTGTTAGAACCAGAACGCCATCAAATAATTTTAGAGGCATTAAAGATAAAAAATTCGGTGACACTTCAAGAACTAGTAAAATTAACAAACTCATCAGAATCAACTATTCGACGCGATCTAATTCAGCTAGAACAAGAAAAATTTCTTAAAAGAGTTCATGGAGGGGCACAAAGACTGCAAGGTAAGCTTCAAGAACCTAGCATGATTGAGAAATCTTCCAAAAACCTTCAGGAAAAACGTCAAATTTCTAAATATGCTGGAGGATTAGTCGAAGAAGGTGATTGTATTTATTTAGATGCCGGTTCGACCGTTTTTGAAATGATCCCGTATTTACCTACTAATATTGTAGTTGTGACGAATGGACTCATGCATGCGAATGAGCTTCTTGAAAAAAATATTAAAACATATTTAATAGGTGGATATGCAAAACCTACAACAAAAGCTTTTATAGGTAGAGGTGCTTTAGAAAGTCTCGGGCATTATCGTTTTGATAAATGTTTTATGGGCGTAAATGGAATTCACCATCAATTTGGATATACAACACCTGATCCAGAGGAAGCAATGGTCAAACAACTAGCTATTTCATTAACTAGAGAAGCATATGTCCTTGCTGATGAAACGAAATTTTCGGAAATTTCATTTGCAAAAATAGCAGATCTAAACGAGGCTTCTATAATTACAAATAAATTAGATCCAGATACAAAAGAGCAATTTATTAGTAAGACAAACATAAAGGTAGTGATATCGTGATCTATACATTAACTTTAAATCCATCTCTTGATTATATCTTAGAACTAGATCAGATAACCTTAGGTGATTTAAATCGTACAAAAAATGATTCGAAATTTCCTGGTGGAAAAGGCATTAATGTATCGCAAGTATTAAAGAAATTAGATGTTAATAGTAAAGCTCTTGGATTCATAGGTGGTTTTACCGGAGACTATATTGAAGAATTCTTAAGAACTTTAAAGATTGATACAGAGTTTGTAAGAGTTAAAGAGGATACAAGAATAAATGTAAAACTAAAGTCTATGACAGAAACAGAAATCAATGCAAAGGGCCCGAAAATCACTAGACAAAACTATGAAACTTTGAAAGAAAAGATTCGTGGACTTACAAGTGAAGATATCCTCGTATTAGCAGGTAGTATTCCATCGTCCATGCCAGCAAATACGTATGAAGAGCTTGTAGAAGTATGCAAGGAAAATAGGACTAAGTTTGTTGTGGATGCTGAGGGAGATTTATTACTGAATGTTCTTCCATTCCAACCATATCTTATAAAACCCAATCATCATGAGCTTGGAGAATTATTCAATACAGTCGTAACTACTGCTGAAGAGGTTATTCCCTATGGAAGAAAGCTTATAAAAAAAGGTGCTCGAAATGTTATCGTATCTCTTGCTGAAAATGGAGCAGTTCTTATTAATCAGGAATATGCATTAGTTGCAACTGCCCCAAAGGGAGAAGTGAAAAGCTCAGTTGGTGCAGGGGATTCAATGGTAGCTGGATTTATTGCAATGTTTGAAAAAACAAAAAGTGTTGAAGAAGCATTTCGTTTTAGTATTGCAGCTGGTAGTGCTACCGCGTTTTCATTTGGTTTATGCACGCGTGAACAGGTAGAAAATTTGCTACCTGAAATAAATATAGAGAGAATTTCATTCAAGGGGGATGGAATATGAAAATTATCGAGTTATTAACAAAAGATACAATTAATCTATCAATCAATAGCACGGAAAAAATGGATGCAATTGAAGAGTTAGTAAGTGTGCTGGACTCCGCTAACAAATTAAACGATAGGGCGGAATTTAAAAAGGCGATCTTAAAGAGAGAAGAACAAAGCACAACAGGGATTGGCGAGGGAATCGCCATTCCCCATGCAAAAACAAAAGCGGTAAAGCAAGCAGCTATTGCATTTGGAAGGTCAAGTAATGGAGTGGACTATGATTCCCTTGATGGTCAACCTTCACATCTTTTCTTTATGATTGCAGCACCAGAAGGGGCAAATAATACCCATTTAGAAGCACTTTCTAGGCTCTCTACTATATTGTTAAAACAAGAAGTACGCCAATTATTGCTAGAGGCAAATTCTGAAGATGATATATTAAATATTATTAATCGCTATGATCAAGAGGAAAAAGAAGAAAATCAATCCATGACGGATAAGAAACAATTTATTGTTGCAGTAACAGCTTGCCCTACGGGTATTGCTCACACGTATATGTCAGCAGATTCTTTAAAAGCAAAAGCTGAAGAAATGGGTGTCGCTATTAAGGTTGAGACAAACGGATCTGGTGGAGCAAAGAATGTTCTAACTGCTGATGAAATTGAAAACGCTATCGCCGTCATAGTAGCAGCAGATACGAATGTGGAGATGAATCGCTTTAATGGAAAACATGTAGTTGAAGCCGCAGTGGCAGACGGGATTCGTAAACCACAGCAATTAATTGAAAGAGCATTAAAGCAAGATGCACCGATTTATCATGGAAGCGGAAAGTCTAGTAATCAAAGTGAACAAAAAGGTAGAGGGGTCGGAGCAACAATCTATAAACATCTGATGAGTGGTGTTTCAAATATGCTTCCGTTTGTGATCGGCGGTGGTATTTTAATTGCTCTAGGTTTCTTATTCGGTGTAAATGCGCATAACCCAAAAGATCCTACTTATAATGTGCTTGCCGAAGCATTAAATATCATTGGCGGTGGAAATGCATTTGCCTTAATGATTCCTGTATTAGCAGGGTTTATTGCATTAAGTATTGCTGATCGACCAGGATTTGCAGCTGGTATGGTTGGTGGTATGATGGCAGCAAACAGTGGGGCTGGATTCTTAGGCGGTATGGTTGCCGGATTCTTAGCTGGATATGTCGTTGTTGGATTGAAAAAGGTATTGGCTGGACTTCCTAGTTCTTTAGAAGGAATCAAAACTATTTTGTTATTTCCGTTATTAGGTATTGCTATTACAGGTTTTATCATGCATTTTGTCGTTAATAATCCATTAAGTGCATTAAATACAGCAATTTCTAACTGGCTTACAGGTCTGGGTACAGGAAATGCAGTATTGTTAGGAATAGTATTAGGATTAATGATGGCTATTGATATGGGGGGCCCTGTAAATAAAGCCGCTTACTTATTCGGTACTGGATTAATTGCAAGCGGAGTCTATGAGCCAATGGCAGCAATTATGGCAGCAGGGATGGTTCCTCCATTAGGTATTGCTATTGCGACTACTTTATTTAAGCATAAATTTAGCAAGCAGGACAGAGATGCAGGTAAAGTAAACTATATTATGGGACTATCTTTTATAACCGAAGGTGCCATACCATTTGCAGCTGCTGATCCAATTCGAGTGATCCCTTCTTTAATGGTAGGTTCAGCTGTTGCGGGAGGCTTGTCAATGATGTTTCATATTGGACTTCGCGCACCACACGGTGGAGTTTTCGTATTTCCACTAGTTGAGGGTAGCTGGCTTCTATATTTGCTTGCGGTTGTCATCGGGGCAATTGTTTCGGCCGTATTAATAGGAGTCTTAAAAAAGCCTTTAACAGAATCACGCCAATAAAAAGCTAAAAGCATAAATTAAGTAAAGAAAATGAAGAGAGATACTTCTTTCAATATAGTGAGGAGTATACTCTCTTTTTTATGCGCTAAAAATCTTAATTTTATACAAATAGTTTAACAGTAGAAGCTAAATAAACAGACAACGGAAAAAAGTATGAAAACAAGCTGAGCTACTTCTGAAAAGGGTTGGGGTATTATATTTCCTCATCGATATATTGAAAGAATAAACTTTTTTTCTTAGTTTTCCATGTGGCTTTACAATGTTAAGATATATAAAATCGTATTATATTATTATCATTGATAGATGGTCTATGCACTTATAGTATGTTTATTTTGTCTTATCAATATTTAGTTCCTAAGAATGTGTTACAACGATAGAACCAAACATAAATATCTAATACTCGTAAATTATATTTTTTCGAAGAAAAGGTGATAATGATGATCGAAACAGAAAGATTATTACTTCGAAGATTTACAGAAGATGATGCTGAGTTTATTTTCAATCTCCTTAATGAGCCTGATTGGATCAAATATATCGGTGACAAAGGGATTAAAACCATTGAGGATGCAAAAAAGTATATCGAGCATAGCCTTATAAAAATGTATAATGATTTGGGATTTGGTTTGTATATAGTGATTTTAAAAGAATATGGAATACCTATTGGGATGTGTGGCTTAGTTAAGAGAAATGGATTAGAGGATGTTGATTTGGGTTTCGCTTTTTTGAAAGACTTTACAAGTAAAGGGTATGGATATGAATCAGCTCGGGCAGTCATGATCTATGCAAAAGCCGAATTAAATATACGTAGGCTCGCAGCCATTACAACTACCGATAATCATGCATCAGAAAATCTTTTATTAAAATTAGGATTTCAATTTGATTCATTAACAAAATTATCTCAAGATGCTGATCCATTAAAACTATTTATAAAAGAGCTATAAATTAAAAAGGCTTTTTAGGATTCGTTTTACTTTTAGGCTGTTTTCGTATCGTTTGTCACTTGTGTAAAAGATTTCTTAAAAAATAATTCTCCCTTCTAAATCGAAATTTGTTCAGCAAGGAGGTAAAGCCGAGAAATATATTAGATAGATTCGGTTTTGCTCACTACTATTCTCTAAGTAGAAATATTCGATCAGGAATAATGAAAGTACTATATTAAAAATAATAGCTAAAGATAAAAGCTGGAGTGATCCACACTCCAGCTTTAGTCTCATTTAAAATATTCTGGGTACGCCATTTTAGCAACTAATTCAACCGCTTCAGCAATTCTTGGGCCTGGGCGCGACATGATATCCGAGTCCAATTGATATACTCTATCCTTTTTAATCGCCTCTATTGTTTCCCATCCTTTACGAGCTTTGATTTCTGCTACAGGGCCTTCGATATAATCGACAGTTGTTGCAATGATTTCAGGATTCAGCTTGATGACTGTCTCTTCTGAAACCTTGATCCAACCTTCTTGATTCCCAAAGATATTCTCTACACCAGCTGTTTGGAGGATTTCTTGTTGGAATGTGTTTTTGCCTGTTGAATAAATATCAGGAGATGGGCTTATTTCAAAATATACGCGTTTTGGTTTTTCGATATTTTTTAATTTATTTTCGATATCATTTATATGAGTGCGAATATTGGTAATAAGTTCTTCCCCTTTTTCTTTCACACCCATTACTTCTGAAATTTGTTGGATATCACCATAAACATCCTCAAAGGAAGAAGCAGATTGTATGACAAATACAGGAATGCCTGCATCTTCAATTGGTTTTAAGGCATTTTCATCTCCGATTGTATAAGCAATGACAATGTCTGGTTTTAGTGCAATAATTTTTTCTGTATTAATGGTAACAGAGTCCGATACACGTTCAATTTTACTTGCTTGCTCTGGATAATTATCATATTCCGTTGCGCCAATTACTTTATCTCCAGCTCCAAGGGCAAAAAGAATTTCAGTATTACTAGGCTGCAATGAAATGACCGTTTCAGGAGCTTTTTTGAAGGAAACTTCTTTGCCAGTATCATCCTTCACGGTATACGCTTTTACTTGTTCAGGTGTATCCTCTTTTTTAGGTTCATTGCTGCTCTGACCCGATTGGCAGCCTGCTAAGAAAATGATTAACATTATAGCTGTTAGCCAATGAAACAAATGATATTTCTTCAAGTTATTTCCCTACTTTCTTTTTTATCGGTCTTATTGGATAAGATTTACTGACAAATTGGATTTCTTCAACACCTTTATCCTTGTTTACATAGACCGCCATGTAAAATAGGACATTAGCTAGTAGATTCGTATAATTGAATAAGATATCCGGAACCTCTCTTTCAAGACTTACCTTATGTAAAGCACGAACGGACTTTTTTGCCTCACTTCTACATACATGTAGAGCACATGCAGCAGCCGTCCCTTGTGGAAGTACAAATCGATCAATGCGACCATCTGTTTCCGTAACATAAAAATCATACATGCTGCTTAGATGATTTAAATCTTCCTCGCTAATGGCAAGCTTTCCGCGTACAGATCCATTTAGATGATAGGCCATTGGAAGCAAGTACATTAAATCTTCATAAACAATAGGAATATCCTTTGTTAAGGAAGCAGCTTGTCCAATACGCGTTGTTAATGAATCTGTTCTAATTTCGAAATCAACGGTTGAAGCGGATTCGCGCATAAAGGGATAGCATAAATAACGTAAGTCTTTTTTTACCATGTCTTTTTCTCCTAATCTTAAATATTTTAAATGCTTACCTCATAACACTTCAGAAAAAATTCGTCTGGTTTCGATCTATATAGTTTCATAACGAGGAGATCAATATACTATGTAAAATAGAACACAAAAAAAACCGCCCAGATAGAATTTGGCCGGCGGGAAAATGATCCTTTATTAAACGATATGAAGAACCAATCGAGCTGCCATAAAATCTCTTATCTTCCGAAGAGCATGTTACGTTCAAGAATAGGCAGGTCTCCTGGCTTGTGCGTCATTTTACTTTAAGAACCTTCCCGTTTTCGATGTTGCAAACAGTGGTTTGCTTCTTATTTCATCGGCACTTACAGTTGCGGAAACAGCTTCGGTATCACACCGAATTCCCTATTAATGCTAATATCTTAGCAACCTATTCCCTGCAGGTATTCACTTACTACAAGTGTACAATGAAGAGAGTGAATAATGAAGCATTTTTTTATACTCTGAATAGGTTGACATTTTCCTTTCGTAAATATATAATCTTCTACAATCAAAATATGGAAATCAATGATCGGAAGGAAATGATAAGTCCTTGATTATAGAGAGCGTTTGGTTGGTGGAAAAACGCATCAAGGTTATCATGGTGACATCCGTAAGTGCTGAAAGAAATGCTTAAAGGCAAAGTAGAATCAGACGGTACCACTCGTTATGTGGCATGAGAGGCTGGTAAAAAGGCAATCTGGGTGGTACCACGGAATACATTCGTCCCTATGTTTATATAGGGGCGAATTTTTTTTTGATTATTTATTAATGAAAAGGAGGAAGTCAAAATGATTCGAATAGTAACGACGGAAACGCCTTATAAGGTTGGGGAAACGGTAAAATTATCGGGTTGGGTTCATAAACAACGTTATTTATCAAAAGTTACCTTCCTGCTACTTCGTGATAGAGGTGGAATTATTCAATGTATTTTGGAGAAAGAATGGTTAAATTTCCGAGTAGAAAACGAATCGATTGTTGAGATAATCGGGGACGTTGTTGAATCAAAGAAACAAAAATTAGGCGTAGAAATACATGTGAGAAACATTAGAGTGATCAATAAATGTCAAAAGGCGATCCCTTTTGAAATCAATCAATCGGAATTGAAAGCAGGAA contains:
- a CDS encoding ABC transporter substrate-binding protein, which codes for MKKYHLFHWLTAIMLIIFLAGCQSGQSSNEPKKEDTPEQVKAYTVKDDTGKEVSFKKAPETVISLQPSNTEILFALGAGDKVIGATEYDNYPEQASKIERVSDSVTINTEKIIALKPDIVIAYTIGDENALKPIEDAGIPVFVIQSASSFEDVYGDIQQISEVMGVKEKGEELITNIRTHINDIENKLKNIEKPKRVYFEISPSPDIYSTGKNTFQQEILQTAGVENIFGNQEGWIKVSEETVIKLNPEIIATTVDYIEGPVAEIKARKGWETIEAIKKDRVYQLDSDIMSRPGPRIAEAVELVAKMAYPEYFK
- a CDS encoding GNAT family N-acetyltransferase, yielding MMMIETERLLLRRFTEDDAEFIFNLLNEPDWIKYIGDKGIKTIEDAKKYIEHSLIKMYNDLGFGLYIVILKEYGIPIGMCGLVKRNGLEDVDLGFAFLKDFTSKGYGYESARAVMIYAKAELNIRRLAAITTTDNHASENLLLKLGFQFDSLTKLSQDADPLKLFIKEL